From the Polynucleobacter sp. MWH-UH35A genome, one window contains:
- a CDS encoding acyl-CoA carboxylase subunit beta yields MKEIIQQLEAKRELARLGGGQKRIQAQHAKGKLTARERIELLLDAGTFEEWDMFVEHRCHDFGMGDQTVPGDGVVTGYGMINGRLVFVFSQDFTVLGGSLSEAHAEKICKIMDQALKVGAPVIGLNDSGGARIQEGVASLGGYAEIFQRNVTASGVIPQISLIMGPSAGGAVYSPALTDFIFMVKDSSYMFVTGPEVVKTVTHEDVTAEELGGAVTHSTVSGVCDLAFDNDVDAIMMLRRFFNYLPLSNREKPPLIKGANRTEEPDFSLDTLVPSNPNQPYDMKELIEKIVDDGEFFELQPDYAKNIVIGFARMEGRSIGIVANQPLVLAGCLDIKASIKAARFVRFCDAFNIPVVTLVDVPGFMPGTAQEYGGIIKHGAKLLYAYADCTVPKVTLITRKAYGGAYDVMASKHLRGDVNFAWPSAEIAVMGPKGAVEIIFREEKSDPEKITAREAEYKSKFANPFVAGRRGYIDDVILPHETRKRIARSLAMLKDKDLKNPARKHGNIPL; encoded by the coding sequence ATGAAGGAAATCATTCAACAACTGGAAGCGAAGCGTGAGCTTGCCCGATTAGGTGGCGGGCAAAAACGTATTCAAGCTCAGCATGCCAAGGGCAAATTAACGGCCCGCGAGCGTATTGAGCTCTTGCTTGATGCTGGCACTTTCGAAGAATGGGACATGTTTGTTGAGCACCGCTGTCATGACTTTGGCATGGGTGATCAAACTGTACCTGGTGATGGTGTTGTGACTGGTTATGGAATGATTAATGGTCGCTTAGTGTTTGTGTTCTCACAGGACTTTACGGTTTTAGGTGGCTCACTATCAGAAGCCCATGCTGAAAAGATCTGCAAAATTATGGATCAAGCACTCAAAGTTGGTGCTCCCGTAATTGGTTTGAATGACTCTGGTGGCGCACGCATTCAAGAGGGTGTTGCATCTCTTGGTGGATATGCAGAAATTTTCCAGCGCAACGTTACTGCCTCAGGTGTGATTCCGCAGATTTCTCTGATCATGGGGCCATCCGCTGGCGGTGCTGTGTACTCACCAGCCTTGACTGACTTTATCTTTATGGTCAAAGATAGCTCTTACATGTTCGTGACTGGTCCTGAAGTGGTTAAGACGGTGACGCATGAGGATGTGACTGCTGAAGAGTTGGGTGGAGCAGTAACCCACTCAACGGTCTCTGGTGTTTGTGATCTAGCCTTTGATAATGATGTTGATGCCATCATGATGTTGCGTCGCTTCTTTAACTACCTGCCACTCTCAAACCGTGAAAAGCCACCTTTGATTAAAGGTGCAAATCGTACAGAAGAGCCTGATTTCTCATTGGATACATTGGTTCCATCTAACCCAAATCAACCATATGACATGAAAGAGTTGATTGAAAAGATTGTGGATGATGGTGAATTTTTCGAGCTTCAGCCCGATTACGCTAAAAACATTGTGATTGGTTTTGCGCGTATGGAAGGTCGCTCCATTGGCATTGTTGCCAATCAACCGTTAGTGCTAGCTGGCTGTTTAGACATCAAAGCATCCATCAAGGCCGCACGTTTTGTGCGTTTCTGCGATGCATTTAATATTCCGGTGGTGACCTTAGTTGACGTTCCTGGATTCATGCCGGGTACGGCTCAAGAATACGGCGGCATTATTAAACATGGCGCTAAATTGCTCTATGCCTATGCTGATTGCACGGTTCCCAAGGTTACTCTCATTACCCGCAAAGCATACGGCGGTGCATACGACGTGATGGCATCCAAGCACTTGCGCGGTGACGTGAACTTTGCATGGCCTTCAGCAGAAATTGCTGTGATGGGCCCCAAAGGTGCTGTAGAAATTATCTTCCGTGAAGAAAAGTCCGATCCAGAAAAAATTACTGCACGTGAAGCAGAATACAAATCCAAGTTTGCTAACCCATTCGTAGCGGGACGTCGTGGCTATATTGATGACGTGATTCTTCCTCATGAAACTCGCAAGCGCATTGCTCGTTCGCTGGCAATGTTGAAAGATAAAGACTTGAAGAATCCTGCGCGTAAACACGGCAATATTCCTCTGTAA
- the meaB gene encoding methylmalonyl Co-A mutase-associated GTPase MeaB — protein sequence MLEAADQALVNDLTSAPSLKQRRALAKIITLLESTRLDHRHRADDVLNSLLPKTGKSFRLGISGVPGVGKSTLIESLGLYLIEQGHRVAVLAIDPSSSISGGSILGDKTRMERLSVLENAFIRPSPSSCNLGGVAEKTREAMLVAEAAGFDIIIVETVGVGQSEIAVAGMTDMFLLLQLPNAGDDLQAIKKGVMEIADLIVINKADIDPDAAMRAQLFITSSLRLLGFQGNPDHASHDKEYWHPQVMTLSALEGKGVSELWDRVSHFERLQKANGKFDSRRKDQAGSWMWDRIDAGLKNAFRSNEAVQALLPSLVTQVNQGTMAASVAARRLLESMGHEFF from the coding sequence GTGCTCGAAGCTGCTGATCAAGCTCTTGTAAATGACCTTACTAGTGCACCGTCGCTTAAACAGCGTCGCGCACTGGCAAAGATTATTACTTTGCTTGAGTCAACACGCTTAGATCATCGTCATCGCGCAGATGACGTGCTCAATTCTTTGCTTCCTAAGACGGGTAAATCATTTCGCCTAGGAATCTCGGGCGTCCCTGGTGTCGGTAAATCCACGTTGATTGAATCTCTTGGTTTGTATTTGATTGAACAGGGTCATCGGGTGGCCGTATTGGCGATTGACCCCTCTTCCAGTATTTCTGGGGGCTCCATTTTGGGCGATAAGACGCGGATGGAACGCTTATCAGTTCTCGAAAACGCTTTCATTAGACCAAGTCCTTCTTCATGCAACTTGGGCGGCGTCGCCGAGAAGACGCGTGAAGCAATGTTGGTTGCGGAGGCTGCTGGCTTTGACATCATCATCGTTGAAACAGTAGGTGTAGGTCAAAGTGAAATTGCAGTTGCTGGCATGACCGATATGTTTCTTTTATTGCAGTTACCAAATGCAGGCGATGATCTTCAGGCTATCAAAAAAGGGGTAATGGAGATCGCCGATTTGATTGTGATTAACAAAGCGGATATTGATCCGGATGCCGCTATGCGTGCTCAGTTATTTATTACAAGCTCATTGCGTCTGTTGGGTTTTCAGGGGAATCCAGACCACGCTTCACACGATAAAGAATATTGGCATCCACAAGTGATGACTTTGAGTGCATTAGAAGGTAAGGGCGTCTCTGAACTTTGGGATAGGGTCTCTCACTTTGAGAGGCTACAAAAAGCCAACGGGAAATTCGATTCCCGTCGCAAGGATCAAGCAGGCTCATGGATGTGGGATCGCATCGATGCAGGTTTGAAGAACGCATTTCGTAGTAATGAAGCGGTGCAAGCACTTCTTCCAAGTTTAGTAACACAAGTAAATCAAGGGACTATGGCTGCTTCAGTTGCCGCAAGGCGGTTGCTGGAATCCATGGGGCATGAATTTTTCTAA
- the accC gene encoding acetyl-CoA carboxylase biotin carboxylase subunit, producing MFKKILIANRGEIACRVMSTAKKMGIKTVAVYSEADKEARHVQLADEAVCIGPAPSRESYLLMEKIIQACKDTGAEAVHPGYGFLSENEQFAKRCEEEGIVFIGPKHQSIAAMGDKIASKKLALEAKVNTIPGYNEAIDTNEEAVKIAQGIGYPVMIKASAGGGGKGLRVAFNDKEAAEGFAACKTEAMNSFGDDRIFIEKFVEGPRHIEIQVLGDSHGNVVYLNERDCSIQRRHQKVIEEAPSPFIDPATRKAMGEQAVALAKAVNYQSAGTVEFVVGKDKSFYFLEMNTRLQVEHPVTESITGLDLVEQMIRVAAGEKLSFKQEDVKLDGWSMECRINADDPFRNFLPSTGRLVKYRPPESVNGVRVDTGVYEGGEIPMYYDSMIAKLIVHGKDRAEAIEKMRAALNDFVIRGIHSNIPFQAALLQHPRFVNGDFTTGFIAEEYPEGFKKDSVQPADPKRLAALAAFMRYRYLQHIQMIDGQLAGHEMIIGKKFVVVTGKKTGSMNDPYEVPIRVELKDGIYSVYIDDADGVSRYDIVSDWRPGQVCLHATINGTHKITAQVERRGVRYILILDGVHYECMVLSPLGAELQRRMPVKLPPDTSKLVMSPMPGLLTKIAVKVGEAVTAGQKLASIEAMKMENTLSAMQDGVVAEICAKEGDSLAVDQLIIRFE from the coding sequence ATGTTTAAGAAAATTCTAATTGCTAACCGCGGTGAAATTGCTTGCCGTGTAATGTCTACTGCTAAGAAAATGGGCATCAAGACTGTTGCCGTGTATTCGGAAGCGGATAAAGAGGCGCGCCATGTACAGCTAGCTGATGAAGCTGTATGTATTGGGCCGGCTCCATCACGCGAATCTTATTTGTTAATGGAAAAGATCATTCAAGCCTGTAAAGATACTGGGGCTGAGGCGGTTCATCCAGGTTACGGCTTCCTGTCTGAGAATGAACAGTTTGCCAAGCGTTGTGAAGAAGAGGGTATTGTGTTTATTGGCCCTAAACACCAGTCGATTGCTGCGATGGGTGACAAGATCGCATCTAAAAAGCTTGCTCTTGAAGCTAAGGTCAATACCATCCCGGGATACAACGAAGCCATTGACACGAATGAGGAAGCCGTAAAGATTGCTCAGGGTATTGGTTATCCAGTCATGATTAAAGCTTCTGCAGGCGGTGGTGGTAAAGGTCTACGCGTTGCTTTTAATGATAAAGAAGCAGCCGAAGGTTTTGCTGCTTGTAAAACCGAAGCGATGAATAGCTTTGGTGATGATCGTATCTTTATTGAGAAATTTGTCGAGGGCCCGCGCCATATTGAAATTCAAGTATTGGGCGACTCGCATGGAAATGTTGTCTACCTTAATGAGCGGGATTGCTCCATTCAGCGTCGTCATCAAAAGGTAATTGAGGAAGCACCATCGCCATTCATCGATCCTGCGACCCGGAAAGCCATGGGTGAGCAAGCTGTAGCATTGGCTAAGGCGGTGAATTATCAATCTGCTGGTACCGTTGAATTCGTGGTTGGTAAAGATAAGTCTTTCTACTTCCTCGAAATGAATACCCGTTTACAGGTAGAGCATCCAGTAACCGAGAGTATTACTGGTTTAGATTTGGTGGAGCAGATGATCCGTGTTGCTGCTGGTGAGAAGTTGTCATTTAAGCAAGAGGATGTGAAGTTGGACGGTTGGTCCATGGAATGCCGCATTAATGCTGATGATCCATTCCGTAACTTCCTGCCTTCAACAGGACGCTTGGTCAAATACCGCCCACCTGAATCAGTTAATGGTGTACGCGTAGATACTGGCGTATACGAGGGTGGCGAGATTCCGATGTATTACGACTCGATGATTGCCAAGCTGATAGTGCATGGCAAAGATCGTGCCGAAGCCATCGAAAAAATGCGTGCCGCTTTGAATGATTTTGTGATTCGCGGCATTCATTCCAATATCCCATTTCAGGCGGCGTTGTTGCAGCACCCACGATTTGTAAATGGCGACTTTACAACGGGCTTTATTGCTGAAGAGTATCCAGAAGGTTTCAAGAAGGATTCTGTTCAACCAGCAGACCCTAAGCGTTTAGCAGCTTTAGCGGCATTTATGCGCTATCGCTACTTGCAACATATCCAAATGATTGATGGTCAATTAGCCGGCCACGAAATGATTATTGGTAAGAAGTTCGTGGTCGTCACTGGTAAAAAAACAGGATCAATGAATGACCCGTACGAAGTGCCGATCCGCGTGGAGCTCAAAGACGGTATTTATTCCGTCTACATTGACGATGCAGATGGTGTAAGTCGTTACGATATCGTCAGTGATTGGCGCCCTGGACAAGTTTGTCTACATGCCACGATCAACGGCACCCATAAGATCACCGCACAAGTTGAGCGCCGTGGCGTGAGGTATATCTTGATTCTTGACGGTGTGCATTATGAGTGTATGGTTCTCAGCCCATTAGGAGCTGAACTTCAGCGTCGCATGCCAGTGAAGTTGCCACCCGACACATCGAAATTGGTGATGTCTCCAATGCCTGGTTTGTTAACCAAGATTGCTGTCAAAGTTGGCGAAGCGGTAACCGCTGGTCAGAAATTGGCGTCAATTGAGGCGATGAAAATGGAAAATACATTGTCCGCAATGCAGGATGGCGTGGTTGCCGAGATTTGCGCTAAAGAAGGTGATAGCTTGGCGGTTGATCAATTAATTATTCGCTTTGAATAA
- the rimI gene encoding ribosomal protein S18-alanine N-acetyltransferase yields the protein MPGLSSVGGEAELAFLPMQPADLDEVLKIESVSHIHPWTKGNFSDSLAAGHWAYCIRPQVDHTAKGSYLDPAILWAYCVLFPAVDELHLLNITVSPHLRKLGLGQRMMAAIEGVAAQQKMPRIILEVRPTNASALALYQKLGYEQIGVRKNYYPASPVTGSREDALVMAKSIKLEP from the coding sequence ATGCCAGGCCTTTCTTCGGTTGGCGGTGAGGCTGAATTAGCATTCTTGCCAATGCAGCCAGCAGATTTGGATGAAGTCTTAAAGATTGAGTCTGTTTCGCACATTCATCCTTGGACCAAAGGCAACTTTTCAGACTCGCTTGCTGCTGGTCATTGGGCTTATTGCATTCGCCCACAAGTGGATCACACGGCGAAGGGTTCTTATTTGGATCCGGCTATTCTTTGGGCCTACTGCGTCTTATTTCCCGCTGTAGATGAATTACACCTTCTCAATATTACGGTTTCACCCCATTTACGCAAACTGGGTCTGGGTCAAAGAATGATGGCTGCTATCGAAGGGGTTGCTGCTCAGCAAAAAATGCCGCGCATCATCTTAGAGGTCAGACCTACCAATGCCTCAGCCTTGGCGTTATATCAAAAGCTTGGGTACGAACAGATTGGTGTGCGTAAGAATTACTATCCTGCTAGTCCTGTGACCGGCTCCCGCGAGGATGCGCTGGTAATGGCCAAATCGATTAAGCTAGAGCCATGA
- a CDS encoding DNA polymerase III subunit psi, giving the protein MSNDHSAFLREMGITEWITRDASGTSAAASVSTSATSVVSEVSENTPSIHASYGVWWFFGSEPQGDARVLFQNMIRALGLSRNDWSWKNASEKLNQLTSPDLPVVAFAFGGPVAQKITGEKDPLPQLRETILALNTGNDEEIPVIASFELNQVLTKPKEKALLWQDLLLARSVLQNS; this is encoded by the coding sequence ATGAGTAACGATCATTCAGCTTTTTTAAGAGAAATGGGCATTACAGAGTGGATCACTCGTGATGCTAGTGGGACATCTGCGGCAGCCTCAGTCTCGACAAGCGCTACATCTGTAGTCTCTGAAGTTTCTGAAAATACCCCATCAATACATGCTTCATACGGAGTTTGGTGGTTCTTTGGCAGTGAACCACAGGGTGATGCCAGAGTGTTATTTCAAAACATGATTCGTGCTTTGGGCCTATCAAGGAACGACTGGTCTTGGAAGAATGCATCAGAAAAATTAAATCAACTAACAAGCCCAGATCTGCCAGTAGTGGCATTTGCATTTGGTGGACCGGTTGCCCAGAAGATCACTGGGGAGAAAGATCCGTTGCCTCAGTTACGTGAAACAATTCTGGCTTTGAATACTGGCAATGATGAAGAGATTCCGGTAATTGCTTCTTTTGAATTAAATCAAGTGCTCACTAAGCCAAAAGAGAAAGCCTTGCTTTGGCAGGATTTATTGCTCGCTAGATCTGTTCTGCAAAACAGTTAA
- a CDS encoding GntR family transcriptional regulator: MNTKLNNRPLYEDVADRLREQIFSKQLAPGSWLDEQSLADQFGISRTPMREAIKVLASEGLVTIRMRRGAYVTEVARKDLEQIFTILSLLEGQAAKETAIKATEAELNMLDHLHHRLEKAAADRDIEQFFEVNGRFHELIQEIAGNKWMNGVIADLRKVLKLHRRDSLTSTGRLQNSLVEHREILRGLLKRDEHAAELAMRKHLARGLEALR, from the coding sequence ATGAATACAAAACTGAATAATAGACCCCTATACGAAGACGTTGCAGATCGTCTTCGTGAGCAGATCTTCAGCAAGCAATTAGCCCCAGGAAGCTGGTTAGACGAGCAATCGCTGGCCGATCAATTTGGGATTAGCCGCACACCCATGCGGGAAGCAATTAAGGTTTTAGCATCTGAGGGTCTAGTGACCATCAGGATGCGGCGTGGCGCCTATGTCACCGAGGTAGCAAGAAAAGATTTGGAGCAAATCTTCACCATCCTCTCCCTCTTAGAAGGTCAAGCCGCAAAAGAAACGGCAATTAAAGCCACTGAAGCAGAGCTAAATATGCTCGATCACCTACACCATAGGTTAGAAAAAGCAGCAGCTGATCGCGATATTGAACAGTTTTTTGAAGTAAACGGCAGATTTCATGAATTAATTCAGGAGATTGCGGGCAATAAGTGGATGAATGGCGTCATTGCCGACCTGCGCAAAGTACTTAAACTCCATCGCAGAGACTCGCTAACAAGCACGGGAAGATTACAAAATTCTCTGGTTGAGCATCGTGAGATTCTCAGAGGCCTTTTAAAACGGGATGAGCATGCGGCCGAGTTGGCAATGCGAAAACATCTTGCCCGTGGCCTTGAGGCGCTACGTTAA
- the scpA gene encoding methylmalonyl-CoA mutase gives MSSKENNSWPSFPDANLDAWKKSAQKSAPNGDVDALGWKTPDGIHLKALYTSSDVEGLNFTDTLPGFEPFVRGPQATMYSVRPWTIRQYAGFSTAEESNAFYRKALEAGGQGVSVAFDLATHRGYDSDHPRVTGDVGKAGVAIDSVEDMKILFDGIPLDKVSVSMTMNGAVLPVLAGYIVAGEEQGVKQEQLSGTIQNDILKEFMVRNTYIYPPEPSMRIIGDIIEYTAKHMPKFNSISISGYHMQEAGANQVLELAFTLADGKEYVKTALAKGLDVDGFAGRLSFFFAIGMNFYLEVAKLRAARLLWWRIMKSFEPKNPKSLMLRTHCQTSGWSLTEQDPYNNVVRTTVEAMAAVFGGTQSLHTNSLDEAIALPSEFSSRIARNTQLILQEETHIPSVIDPWAGSYMMENLTQEMADKAWEIIQEVEAMGGMTKAVESGWAKLKIEAAAAEKQAKIDSGSDVIVGVNKYKLGKEDLVDVLMIDNDKVREGQVARLKDIKVKRDPNKVQAALEALTKAAEDNSGNLLELSVNAIRLRATVGEVSDALEKVYGRHRADTQKVTGVYAAAYDSAEGWAKLQTEIADFAKDFGRRPRVMIAKLGQDGHDRGAKVVATAYADLGFDVDIGPLFQTPEECARQAIENDVHALGVSTLAAGHKTLVPAIIAELKKQGSDDIIVFVGGVIPRQDYEFLYEAGVKGIYGPGTPIPASAKDVLEQIRKSVKSA, from the coding sequence GTGAGTTCTAAAGAAAACAATTCATGGCCATCATTTCCAGATGCCAATCTGGATGCTTGGAAAAAGTCAGCGCAAAAATCGGCGCCAAATGGCGACGTCGATGCATTAGGTTGGAAAACACCAGATGGAATTCATTTAAAAGCTTTATATACATCTTCGGATGTTGAGGGACTCAATTTCACCGATACATTGCCGGGATTTGAGCCCTTTGTTCGTGGACCACAAGCAACGATGTACTCGGTACGCCCTTGGACCATTCGTCAATATGCAGGCTTCTCAACTGCAGAAGAGTCTAATGCTTTTTATCGCAAAGCGCTCGAGGCTGGCGGTCAGGGTGTGTCAGTTGCTTTTGACTTGGCAACGCATCGTGGTTACGACTCCGATCATCCACGTGTAACAGGTGACGTTGGTAAGGCCGGCGTTGCCATTGATTCTGTAGAAGATATGAAGATCTTGTTTGATGGCATTCCATTGGACAAAGTATCTGTGTCGATGACGATGAATGGCGCCGTTCTACCAGTATTAGCGGGTTATATCGTTGCTGGCGAAGAGCAAGGTGTAAAGCAGGAGCAGTTATCTGGCACGATTCAGAATGACATTCTGAAAGAGTTCATGGTGCGCAATACCTATATTTACCCACCTGAGCCATCTATGCGCATTATTGGCGACATCATTGAGTACACAGCCAAGCACATGCCGAAGTTCAACTCGATCTCAATTTCGGGTTATCACATGCAAGAAGCGGGCGCCAATCAAGTATTGGAATTAGCATTCACATTGGCTGATGGTAAGGAGTATGTAAAAACTGCGCTTGCTAAAGGTTTGGATGTGGATGGCTTTGCTGGACGCCTGTCCTTCTTCTTTGCGATAGGCATGAACTTCTATTTAGAAGTGGCTAAGTTACGCGCTGCCCGTTTGTTGTGGTGGCGCATTATGAAGTCTTTCGAGCCAAAAAATCCAAAGTCATTGATGTTGCGTACACATTGCCAAACATCAGGTTGGTCATTAACGGAGCAAGACCCATACAACAACGTAGTAAGAACTACAGTCGAAGCAATGGCAGCTGTGTTCGGTGGCACTCAATCTTTGCATACCAACTCATTGGATGAGGCGATTGCACTTCCTTCTGAGTTTTCTAGCCGCATCGCCCGAAATACCCAGTTAATTTTGCAAGAAGAAACCCATATCCCTAGCGTGATCGATCCATGGGCCGGTTCTTACATGATGGAGAACCTCACTCAAGAGATGGCTGATAAAGCTTGGGAAATCATTCAAGAAGTTGAAGCAATGGGTGGTATGACTAAGGCGGTTGAAAGTGGTTGGGCTAAGCTCAAGATCGAAGCTGCCGCCGCTGAGAAACAAGCCAAGATTGACTCAGGTTCTGACGTGATTGTTGGTGTTAATAAATACAAGCTCGGCAAAGAAGATCTCGTTGATGTCTTGATGATCGATAACGATAAGGTTCGCGAAGGTCAGGTTGCGCGTTTGAAGGATATTAAGGTCAAGCGTGATCCTAATAAAGTACAAGCTGCATTAGAGGCATTAACAAAGGCTGCTGAAGATAACTCCGGAAATCTCTTGGAGCTGTCGGTAAACGCAATTCGCTTGCGTGCAACAGTAGGTGAAGTTTCTGATGCATTAGAAAAAGTTTACGGGCGCCATCGCGCCGATACTCAAAAGGTGACCGGTGTGTATGCAGCTGCCTATGACTCAGCCGAAGGTTGGGCAAAACTCCAAACAGAAATTGCTGACTTTGCAAAAGACTTCGGTCGTCGCCCTCGTGTGATGATTGCTAAGCTTGGTCAAGATGGTCATGACCGTGGCGCAAAAGTCGTTGCTACTGCTTATGCTGACTTAGGTTTTGACGTGGATATTGGACCTTTGTTCCAGACTCCTGAAGAATGCGCTCGACAGGCCATTGAGAATGACGTTCATGCATTGGGCGTATCTACCTTGGCTGCTGGCCATAAGACTCTGGTGCCAGCCATCATTGCTGAATTAAAGAAGCAAGGATCCGATGACATCATCGTATTCGTAGGTGGCGTGATTCCAAGACAAGATTATGAGTTCCTCTATGAGGCTGGTGTAAAGGGTATTTACGGTCCAGGCACTCCAATCCCAGCTTCAGCTAAGGATGTGCTCGAGCAAATTCGTAAATCTGTTAAATCAGCTTAA
- the tsaB gene encoding tRNA (adenosine(37)-N6)-threonylcarbamoyltransferase complex dimerization subunit type 1 TsaB produces the protein MANLLAIDTSSAWCSVALSLGDQIELRQELASAGASQLLLPWIETLLSNANIGLKDVDAIAVGIGPGAFTGVRLGVAAVQGLAISHNLPVISVTSLDAIAAQVVASNTFKDINPEEFVIAIDARMEEVYWGRYKNQLGQLPKRIGDICLTKPEDIELEGIGYLAGSAINAYGDRFPKFNGVLDSEIAISSLGILACAEQLLAQGMQQDVRQLEPLYVRNKVALTTAEREEAFK, from the coding sequence TTGGCAAATCTATTGGCCATCGACACCTCTTCGGCCTGGTGTTCGGTGGCTTTATCTTTAGGCGATCAAATAGAGCTGAGGCAAGAACTTGCCTCAGCTGGCGCTAGCCAACTCTTATTGCCTTGGATTGAAACGCTTTTAAGTAATGCAAACATCGGTTTAAAGGATGTGGATGCCATTGCAGTTGGTATTGGACCTGGTGCATTTACGGGCGTGAGGTTAGGTGTTGCAGCTGTTCAAGGCTTGGCTATATCCCATAATCTGCCAGTTATTTCAGTTACCAGTCTTGATGCAATAGCTGCCCAAGTAGTTGCTTCCAACACCTTTAAAGATATAAATCCTGAAGAATTTGTCATTGCAATCGATGCACGTATGGAAGAGGTTTATTGGGGTAGATATAAAAACCAGCTTGGTCAGTTGCCAAAACGCATCGGTGACATTTGCCTTACGAAGCCCGAGGATATTGAGCTTGAAGGTATTGGTTACCTGGCTGGAAGTGCCATTAATGCTTATGGGGACCGTTTTCCTAAATTTAATGGCGTCTTAGATTCGGAGATTGCAATATCTTCTCTAGGTATTTTGGCTTGCGCAGAGCAATTACTTGCACAAGGAATGCAGCAAGATGTTCGGCAGCTAGAGCCTTTGTATGTTCGCAATAAGGTGGCCTTGACTACTGCTGAACGTGAAGAGGCATTTAAGTAA
- a CDS encoding VOC family protein, giving the protein MSAKPFKILGIQQIAIGGENKDRLKKLWVDMLGFEYKSTFVSERENVDEDICAIGSGAHEIEVDLMQPFDIEKKPAVHQTPLNHIGLWVDDLPKAVEWLSSNGLRFAPGGIRKGAAGYDITFVHPKGNDEFPVSGEGVLIELVQAPPEVIAGLSS; this is encoded by the coding sequence ATGAGCGCTAAGCCATTTAAAATTTTAGGTATTCAGCAAATAGCCATTGGCGGTGAAAACAAAGATCGACTCAAGAAGTTATGGGTTGATATGCTGGGTTTTGAGTACAAAAGTACTTTTGTCTCTGAACGTGAAAACGTGGATGAGGATATCTGTGCAATCGGCTCTGGTGCGCACGAGATTGAAGTGGATCTCATGCAACCCTTTGATATCGAAAAGAAGCCGGCAGTACATCAAACCCCTTTAAATCATATTGGTTTGTGGGTGGATGATTTGCCCAAAGCGGTTGAATGGCTTTCATCTAATGGTTTACGGTTTGCCCCTGGTGGTATTCGTAAAGGTGCGGCTGGCTATGACATCACTTTTGTGCACCCAAAGGGAAATGATGAATTTCCAGTTAGCGGGGAAGGGGTACTTATTGAGCTGGTTCAGGCCCCTCCAGAAGTAATTGCAGGTTTAAGTTCATAA